In Onthophagus taurus isolate NC chromosome 6, IU_Otau_3.0, whole genome shotgun sequence, a genomic segment contains:
- the LOC111420048 gene encoding ubiquitin-like-conjugating enzyme ATG3 produces the protein MQNVINSVKGTALGVAEYLTPVLKESKFKETGVLTPEEFIVAGDHLVHHCPTWQWSPGDESKTKPYLPKDKQFLITRNVPCPRRCEQMEYQEEFQRVIESDDADNGWVDTHHYDPNISNLDEKINEMNLEKEPEKSESMEEAALKTEKDDGSGDEDEEDEEDAEDMEAFEESGMLEGDVGARVLPGKIENKVKGGEEIGEIVHTRTYDLHITYDKYYQTPRIWLTGYDEKHKPLTIQETYEDVSKDYAMKTVTMETHPHLSVPRMASVHPCRHAEVMKSIIETVTEDGGELGVHMYLIIFLKFLQSVIPTIEYDYTQSFTM, from the exons ATGCAAAACGTTATTAATAGTGTTAAGGGAACCGCTTTAGGTGTTGCGGAATATTTAACGCCGGTTTTAAAG GAATCGAAATTTAAGGAGACTGGTGTTTTAACTCCGGAAGAATTTATTGTGGCTGGAGACCATTTGGTTCATCATTGTCCCACCTGGCAATGGTCTCCGGGCGACGAGTCTAAAACAAAACCTTACCTACCCAAAGACAAACAATTCTTAATTACACGCAATGTACCTTGCCCTCGCCGTTGCGAACAAATGGAATATCAAGAAGAATTCCAAAGAGTGATTGAATCGGATGATGCTGATAATGGATGGGTGGACACTCATCATTACGATCcgaatatttcaaatttagatGAAAAGATTAATGAGATGAATTTGGAAAAAGAACCTGAGAAATCTGAGAGTATGGAAGAAGCTGCACTGAAAACTGAAAAAGACGATGGCAGCGGTGATGAAGATGAGGAAGATGAAGAGGACGCCGAGGATATGGAAGCCTTTGAGGAAAGCGGAATGTTGGAAGGTGATGTGGGGGCGAGAGTTTTACCGGGAAAGATTGAGAATAAAGTTAAGGGTGGTGAAGAAATTGGAGAGATTGTTCATACAAGAACTTACGATTTGCATATAACTTATGATAAATATTACCAAACTCCGAGGATTTGGTTAACCGGTTATGATGAG AAACACAAACCATTAACGATTCAAGAAACTTACGAAGATGTTAGCAAAGATTATGCTATGAAAACTGTTACAATGGAGACTCACCCCCATTTATCTGTTCCCAGAATGGCTTCAGTTCATCCATGCag GCATGCTGAAGTTATGAAGAGCATCATAGAAACTGTTACGGAAGATGGAGGTGAATTAGGAGTTCATATgtacttaataattttcttaaagttTTTGCAAAGTGTTATTCCGACGATAGAATACGATTATACTCAAAGTTTTACTatgtaa